From one Camarhynchus parvulus chromosome 25, STF_HiC, whole genome shotgun sequence genomic stretch:
- the PSMB4 gene encoding proteasome subunit beta type-4, with amino-acid sequence MEVGAAPPPFWAGGPAPGQTYIPRALGHTDIAPRGTGTGPAALPAGRTLSPMVTGTSVLGLKFSGGVMLAADTVGSFGSLARFRGISRLLKVNDSTVLGASGDLADFQHLRQLLEQMVIDEELLGDGHSYSPRALHSWLTRVLYNRRSKINPLWNTVLIAGVYGGESFLGYVDMLGVAYEAPSLATGFGAYLAQPLLRAELERERGGPTREEARELLERCLKVLYYRDARSFNRYEVATVTEKGVELEGPLTLEANWDIAHVVRGFE; translated from the exons ATGGAGGtcggggcagcgccgccgccgtTCTGGGCCGGGGGCCCGGCCCCGGGACAAACGTACATCCCCCGGGCTCTGGGACACACCGACATCGCCCCCcggggcaccggcaccgggcccgccgcgctgcccgccGGCCGCACGCT GAGCCCGATGGTGACCGGGACGTCGGTGCTGGGGCTGAAGTTCTCCGGGGGGGTGATGCTGGCCGCGGACACGGTGGGATCCTTCGGATCCCTGGCACGGTTCCGGGGCATCTCCCGGCTCCTCAAGGTCAACGACTCCACCGTGCTCGGAGCCTCCGGGGACCTGGCGGATTTCCAGCACCTGcggcagctcctggagcagatgGT GATCGacgaggagctgctgggggacgGGCACAGCTACAGCCCGCGGGCGCTGCACTCGTGGCTGACGCGGGTGCTGTACAACCGGCGCTCCAAGATCAACCCGCTCTGGAACACCGTGCTCATCGCCGGCGTCTACGGCGGCGAGAG TTTCCTGGGATACGTGGACATGCTGGGCGTGGCCTACGAGGCGCCGTCGCTGGCCACGGGATTCGGGGCTTACCTGGCCCAG CCGCTGCTGCGGGCGGAGCTGGAGCGGGAGCGCGGCGGCCCGACGCGGGAGGAGGCgcgggagctgctggagcgCTGCCTCAAGGTGCTCTACTACCGGGATGCTCGCTCCTTCAACAGG TACGAGGTCGCCACAGTGACGGAGAAGGGCGTGGAGCTGGAGGGGCCCCTGACCCTGGAGGCCAACTGGGACATCGCCCACGTGGTCAG agGTTTCGAGTga